Below is a window of Candidozyma auris chromosome 3, complete sequence DNA.
CACAAGCCGTCTCCCAAGTAATGCAACAACTCAATACCCACTCCTTTATTTTTGGCCTTGATCTCGTCGGTGCTCATGGTCAATTTGCCAATGGCCAAGGCTgattcttttccttcagCGTAAATCGTCACAATGGTATCTTTTTCCAAGTTTTCTTCAGGCAACTTGGCTCCCGCTGATGTCAATCCTGGACACATCACATTGGCGCCCGACATGACAAACTTGATGGCACCTCTGTCAACCTGGACACGAGGAAACAAGTCTGGGTACTTGTGCACAACTTTCAAGTGGGGCACCAAATCATCGAAGTGTTGAAATAAAACAATATTGTCTTCGACAGCATAGCATTGAATCTTGTTCTCGcatttgatcaagatcaCCTGGGACTTCTTCGGTATAATATCGTCGATGACAGGctcaattttctcaaaatGGTTGACGAAGTTCGCCTTGAGGCCTCTTTGAACAGATGATTTGATGTTTGAGCGAGAGTGAACTTCCTCCTTGCcaaatttcttgaacattCTGAAGAAACCTTGTCGTTGGTCGAAAGTATGGATATGCTCCGATCGGGTTCGACTCTCATCGCCAGGCTAGGGCCTATCTGCAGTACTCGCCAAAAGTTCGAACTACACATTTAAATACAAAGGCAATAAATCTACTGTCAGGGCCAATAATTACAGTGCCGCCACCTTCTGTCGACGTCACCGCACTCAAAGATAGTCCTGGAGTTTGCTATGGCCCCTTACATGACACCGAAAGCCTGTAAAACTAGGTGTGATGTATCCAGCTCAAGATACAATATAGTTGACGTTGTACCGAGCGAGGCACAAGGCGGCTACGACGGCCAAGACGGCTgaagtgatgatgattttctcTGAGTAATTGACCTCAATCACACAGACAAAAACAGGAAGTGGACCCTCAATGAGGTGTTTTCCAATAAAGGGATTGCCCAAAAATTCCCCTAACAGTCACAACGCAACGAAGGACCATCAGGGAGCTGTCAGGTTATAGTTTTCAACCAGCAAAAACATGATCTCGGACGAATCCTCACTGATACACGTAATGCCCCTGCATAAAGAtggagaacaagaagatggtggttggaggagatggaCTCTTTATATACTGTGAGATTCGCGAGCCGGGTAATCCCTTGCTCAGTCGTGCGCAGGATGAtcatggctgcaaaatggtCTAGCTCTACAGGATGATCGATCTCTATTAAGTTCATTATTTCAGTCAAAGTCAACAAAGTCCGGTAGCTCTCCTTTGACTGGTGTTGTGGACTTATAATTATGTATAAGTCTGTGGCTTTCCTCATCTGTCAATTTCGACATGAAAGCAACGCAACGCAAGTAATTTTTGGAAGTGGTTGAATGCTGGATGCTGCCAGAAGCAGCCTCGTTTTGTGGGTCATAAATATATTGCAAGTCCATGAAGTTCACAGGAGTGTAGTATGACATGTAAAGCTCGGTGTTTTGCTCGGATGTGAGGAGTCCCTCGCCGCTTGTGAAGTTATTagaaaaaattttttcGTCACTATTCTGCAGCAATTGGGTGTTGTTCATCGAGCTCGTTCTTTGTACAAGAGCAAGGAtctcgtcatcgtcatcatcaaaagcGAGATCATCGTCAGGAGCGGGATCTAGGTCAATGTTGTTGTCATTTTGACTAAGATTCAGCTTGGAAGCAAATTGAGCAGCTTTCAATTGATTAATGACATTCACCGTTCTCTTCTTAACGCCCAAAGATGTACCCGTATACTTTCCTGGAGTAGTAATTAAGGTAGGTTGTCTCGAAACTTTTGTCAGATTTGGAGTCTTCGATACTGGCGGAGACAGAGAAAGCTTCTGGAAACTTGACTCGTCGGACCGCAGCAAAATTTCATCAGGTATCAAATCATCCTCTGAttcttcaatcttttgACGTTTTCTAGCTCCGTCGAGATTCTTGAGCATATCTCCAACTGACTGGAAACCGGTTTCAGCGTCATCAGGCATGAAGAACCTCTTCTCTATCTTTTTCCctttgtctttctttgctcttgTCTTTTTGTTCATATACTTCATGGcgatcttgatgatctcgtcttcatcgtccTCATTCTGGATTTGTATGTTCTCGTCTGGCAATTCTatcttttgctctttgaCGACTGGGTCGAATTGAGGTGGTATTATGCGGTTTTGTTGGTGTAGCTCAACCATGTTACCATTCGTAATATGCTGTTGGATATACTCATAGCCTCCCATTGCCTTATCGAATTTCAGCTCTTCGTTTCCTGcaaacaagagaagaactttACCatctctgtttcttcctGTTCTTCCCATTCTTTGAATGTTCTTGATCGGCGATGATGTAGAGTCGTAGCATATAATGAGGTCCACCTCGCCAATATCTAAACCTTCCTCTCCAATCGACGTTGCAACAAGCACATTGTACTCACCAGCTTTGAATTTTCTGATAAGTTCCTTCTGTGTCTTTTGATTCATTCCTTGAATCTGGGCTTGCTCTGAGGAGCTCAGTGGTCTTTTCGATGAAAGGGAAGCAGGAGTTGAAGCatcatcgtcttcatcatcattctttctcttcctttttttcttttgcttggTTAAATacttctcctcgtcaaatttttccttctctttggcttgccCTATAAATATATGTGGCTTCAAACCCGAGCCTTGTTGCTCGATAGCTCGCACAATATCAAGAGCCAGCTCTCGAAACTCCGTAAAAATAATTACACGGGAGTCTTTATGTGACGTTGTTtcgaagaaggaagtgagCTCTGATATGACAATCTCAAGTTTAGGGTGACCCAAGTAGCGAGGATTCTTTATAGCATCTTCGCAAAACGCAAGTagctttttgatggagCTGTGGAAGTAGAATTTTGCTGCCATGTGATTGGTAGACTTTTTGTTGTTATATTTTGTTGCAAACTCTGTAtacttgtccttgaagtAGCTGAAGAATGAGCGTATGCCGTAGATGTTGAGTTTTCGTAAGCATTGACCCACAAGCACtaaaagttgaagaatgaAGTAGTTAGACCACTTGAGACCTTCAGGCATCAGATGATTCATGATTATTTTCTTCTGGCTAGTCAAAGCTGAAAAAGCATTAATATACTGCGGATCCTTTACCTCGTAAATGTTTCGTTGATTAGCAATCTCAAGTGTTGGCTTTATTGCTTCACAGATCCAATCTATGGCctgcttgatctcgtcaGACTGACCCACAGTTACACGATCCACGAGTTTCCGCTTGAGATACTTGAAAATGTCTATGCTCTTCTCTGTCCTCACTTCTATCTTTGAGATCAGTAAATTGGTGACGATCTCTTGGACACCCTCAACGTCAGAAGCTGGAGTTGCCGTCAAGGCCAAGATACGGTAGGCTTTGTTAAACCGATCTAAAAACTTCACCACATTATTATACGCGTAATTTCCCTTCGCTCTGTGAGCCTCATCAATGACCAAAAGCACTACAGACTTCGGATCGACAATGCCCATAGCCAAATCGTTCTCCACCACCTGGGgggtggtgaaaaaaaCCCGTTTCTCGTCCCAGATGGCTGCTCTGTTCTTCCTTGTCTTGTCAAGCAAGATAGCCACGTGCAGAGGCGGAATCCCTGTGATTCCGCAGCACGCTTTGATTTGCTGGGCCACCAACGGTTTTGTGGGGGCCATAAAGATCACCTTCAGCTCAGGGAACCACCGTAGGTAATTGAGCATCACCGTGCTGGCAATAAACGTCTTTCCCAAACCTGTCGGAAGGGCCACCACTATATTGTGGAAAAACGCCCTGTGCACGATATTGTACTGGTAATCACGTATAGCCAAGTTTGTAGGGTATATGTAAGTCGCTAGAGCAAGCGCGTCTATTTTATGGTGGCAAGGAGTTTGAGTTTGCTTCTGCCTAGATTTAGCTTTGGCTACCGACTTGACCGTCTCGAGTACCGCCACGTCGAGATCATCGTCTAGGGAGTCCATTCATCAAATGAGGTGTAGAAAGATGTGGAGTTCAAATACTTAGTTGTTGATGCGCGCAGAGATATCAAcactttgcaaccacaaCAATAAATGGACCAGGACATCTACGGCGAGTTGACCAACGCGGTTAAGCGGTTGAAAGCGCCGCTCAGTGAGCTCATGCGTCTTCACGAGCAGTTTGTCTTGGATAATATTAGCGGGATCAACGAGATCAAGAGCGTGAGGGATTTCAGGAAGGGGCTTGAGAAAGCGCTCGAGacagaggagaagatggccaagaagaaggctaAGGAAGTTACAAATGGGGAGAGCTGAAAGAATGCGCATAGACTATTGGTTGGCTTAGGGTTCAAGAGTGCCCGAATTGTCGATTCAGAGACGCTGTTGTGAGCTTCTGGAAAGACTGCTTACTCAGAGCCGTGGAGGTAATGTTGTGGAAGTTCGAATactttgaaagaagtgaTTATTGACGGCATTGATTTTCCTGTTAAAAAGCCATTTCTTGTAATGTGTCTGTAGCAGGCAGGAAGGGAACTCAGGTGAAGATGGCATGTCAATTCTTGACTATATTCCCTCATCGTGATCAATATTTGACGGACAGCACCATCTAAATAATATTGTGGGCTGTATTTGAGCTATTACATGCTATAAAGCAGCTCCAACTACACTGTGTGTgttgttgagcaaagaatGCTCTCAAGCACTGCCTGCCTTTCACACGCTTAATGAGGTATGTTTCTGACTTTTCTCACTCACCATTTCACGTAGGTACTCAATGAAATACTTTGTTTGACAATCACCTCTATTCAGTGATTTACGAATGTTAAGACACGCTTCACATTCCTTCAACCCCTCTTCGTGTCTCGAGCTGCCCCTCAACTCTACGAAAGATAAACCCGGCAAGTGCATACTCCTCAAATTAGAGAGAATACTCATGTGTTTTGTTTCACCGTTCTTGCAGAAAATGCCCATTGTTTTTCTCCAGCCATTGTTTAACAGAACCTCCGTCGGCAACACTAATCCTTTGATATTCCACGGCGATcgagagagaaaacaaacaaaaaggCATGTCTACGGTGAGAATGTCCAAAAAAAGTGCAGCCTTAAAGAAGCCCTGTTCGTGTTGAGAGCGCTGGCCTACTCCTTCTGTCATCATCTGGCGAGAACGGGCCAGAAGGAAACCCCAAAGCTTAACTACGACATTGCCTAACTTTTTCGCAAAGTGATTCTCGTGGACAATCAGCCAAGAGATAGATTTTGATAGTTTCCAAAATCGTCTTACCTGTTCGTGATAATAGAAGCCTCTTTGTGGCGAGTGTGTTTGGAGGTAGCCTCAGATCGATCAGTACGAGCAGCATTGTCTTGCAAGGTTCGCCCATAAGTGAACGAACTATATCAACACCACCACAGAGTACAATAGGCGGGCGGGCGTGGGGACTGGGCTCCAAACGCTTCTCGACAAAGGAGCATCAAAAGCGACAATGCACGGAAAAGACAGAGTAAATGTTGCCGGCACTGTGCTAGAGAACATGAGGCGTCTAGTGCTATTGTCCTTTGGTGTTCGCTTCCAGCACGGTAGCGCCAGCAGCGCTATTCTCACACCAACTGGCATAATCGGTTACAAGTCTCCCGATGATACTACGCAGAAACACTCAACAGAATCGTTCCTAAATTGTTTTGAACTGTCTAATCTTTTCATGATCTGATGTATTTCAATGGCCATAACCGTGTAAAGTACTTCACAAggcggttgcaaaatacaCTTTTGCCTCGACACGGGCTGCCTTAACGATGAACACGGAAAAACCTAAACGACGTGACTGCAAGGAGCGTCCTCGTGGGTCTGTTGCCTACACCCATTGAACCACCTCAATGATCATGGTGGAGATCGTGGTTCGAGACGTTACAACCGAGGAagtgaaaatgaagagcCAGATAAAGCCGTCACCtttctttcatttttttttcgtttctttttttttgtccttcttctcaaattgTGGCCTCTTCCGACGTTACGGTTCTTGCCTGCTctattttcttcacctctcACGCTACACGTCTCTCAACCCTCTCTTGCCTGATGTAACGTCACCTTGGGGATGCGTATACGGTGCGGGAGGTTGCAGGAGTCTCATCGCTAGGCGAATAATTTTCCACCAACCCATGcaccacttttttttttttttttgcaaaatgtgGCCACAAATGCTACAGGCTGTGGGGTGAAattcttggaaaagaaCTATTGTGGCTACATGAAATGAGCTGATGCTGGGTATCTGGAATGGGGGAGGTTGTGGGTGATGTAACACCTTGGAAGAATtgcaagttgaagaaaagtcAGCTCCTGATGTTTCACTGCACTTTTTTATGACTAGTGGTATCATCTATTGTTTGAATTTCACTGAGGTCAGTTTTGTGATATTTAATTCTATGCTTGTCGGTGTTGCCTGTTTCGGTGTTGCCTGCCATTGGTGGTGGCGTCTGGGGTTAAGAGTTTTTCCGGCTCATGCAAGGCGTGCGACATTTTTATTAGCgttttttattttttcctttttttttttttcctcttcttttttctgcCAATGGCCCAACCTATTCTTAGTACTGTCTCCTTCACTGCTCAACTTGCCGCCAGACAGCACCGTAAACGTAGCTCCAAAGAAGGTCCAAGATTTcgccttcttggcctcctttCCACTCGTATTTCGTTTTTTCCACGCATCGAATTGCCATATGCGAAAGATGTTCCCCTCCAGCGATAAGTGCGCAAAGTGACAGAGTGCCGCAGTCTTCTCCTcccacaagaagaaaagaaacactTCCCAGACAAAGTCTACGAGACAGATCTGTGGCGAATTCCTAGGCATCTGATCGATGCCTCAGGCACCTCAATTGTGCAAGACATTCCACCCTGGATTTCATTTCCGCCACTTAAACCTTTCACTTGGGTGGGATCCGTGACCCTCGTAGATCTCTGATGCTACTATGCTGAGGTCATTGGCTCCCCTCAGGAGGAGCTGCTCTATATGGAGAATTATCCGTGCAACTCAAAACCTTATAGGTAGCATCCAGAAGGCTGGAGGTTGCCGATTTTAGCATGAGCAAAGAATTCATCAGTGTCTCACAAAAAATTGTGCAATTGTGAGATGTGCAATCACTCCCGagcttttggtggtgctACCTTAAAAGTGACATTTGTTTTTGTACCTTCTCCAGCTCCAACGCATTATCTGTGCCATCTCCAGAACGCACAACCAAAACCTTAAAATTCAGTATGTCCAGTTTAGAGTTTGGGCTCCTTCCACGGTCATACTGCCACTTTAGGTGTTGTCAACAGAAAGCTATTTTCTTAACACCTTCTTCGTTCAGCCAGGCGCTGGCGAACCTTTCCCTGGATTTGGTGTTGCCAAGTCTTGCCTTGGGATAAGTATCGCTCTGCCATTGTTTTCGGAATTCATAACTTTCCCTTGCAAAAGCCTCTTGTGGCAAAACTCCAAGGGTGATGGCAGTGGAGGAGCCAGCCACAAACGAAACAACGCATTTAGAACAAAAACATTGGGAATGGAATGCGGAAGGAATTGGGAATTTTGCATGGAAATAGACTAGGAGGTATTCCAGTTCCATCTAACCTTGCCAGAAGGCACTTGAGCCACCGAATTCCATTCCCAATCGCATGAAGACTCAAAAGCATGAGGACCAAAAGCGTGAAGATTTTTGCTAAGTCTCATATTCTTGTTTTCATCTTATTTTGAGATCGACGCAGATCCGACACGAACACGCTAACCATTGACAGACGCCTTTGAGgccagaagaaagagaccTTCAAGGGAAATTGTGAGAACCGTGACTAGAAGATGGCAAGCATTTCACGGCCTTCCAGCCGAAACATTCACTATCTTGAAGTTATGTGGGTTGGATTGGCTGCTAAAGAGCAGCCTGCATGTAGCCGGGGTTTGCCATCTGTGTGTGCGGCGCTGGCAGCAAGTGAAGCCTTGTGATTGTAAGCTGGGCTAGACCCACTGCTGAGAAAGCCACCTGAATAGCAACTTGCACAAGGTGAATTGAGAAGTCAGGACCCCTACTTTGATCGTGAGGATTTACAGAGGCGCAAAAACACACAAACGACTCAAGATTGAGTCGCTCGTTTCCCGATTCTAGAACCGCCCAGGGGGAACCCTGAACATCAGCACAATCAACGAAAGAGTCATCTAAGTTTGACCTATCCAGATCAAGTGGCTACAAGTGGCCAGAGGGCAATATATTCCGCCCCATTGGCTCATTGCGCTTCGCTACTGGCCCCCCTGCGACTGGAAACTTGCAGTTGACAGATGACATATGAAAACAGAGCCTATCTGGGGCTGGCCAACGTGCCATTGTCTGTTAACTCCATCGTTCCATAAGAAACGTCGTGTGATAATGGCCAGCTCTCGACCACATGACGTGCTTGTGTTTACACAAGCTTCAAGCAAGCAGCTGCTGCAATTGTCACCGTCTAAGCACACGGCTTTCTTCATTTCCCGAACAAGCAACCTAAACACTACTCCACAAAATAGTTGCGCTATCAAGCCCCCAGCATTGGGCAGTCATGTCCGCGGCTTGCGCCGCTGGTAAACACTGTGACTGTGTAAGTGTTTGCAACAATAGCAGGGTCGATTTTCTCGTGCAAGTTGACCatgtgaaaaaaaaaaaaaatttgactGAGGGCGCTGCTGGAGAAGTCGGGTACTGCAGGCAAGCTCGCCTGGCGTGTAGCGAAGCGCTTCCATGCTTCGCACAAAAGAACCAAACTATACGAACCTCGAAGGCCTGCTCAACCAGATCACCACAAGTAGGTTTCCTTGGAAATTCACATGATGAGAATTGCAAATTGATGTTTTTGGCCAGATTGAGCACAATAGCACAAATCCTGTGCTGCCAGGCAAAGCTCCAGCGCCAATGCCCCCACAAAGAATGAGCAATTCGAGGTGCAAAGATGTGCTTGAATTTGGAACCGCCGATGAGTCAggttttttgcaaagctGCCTCTGTAACAATTAAGACAGTTACACAAAAGCACCGGTGTCGCAGGCACTGTTACGGGAAATTAATGGCTGGCGCCCCCACGCAGTTGATATTTTTCTTAAGCTACTGGAACGCTCTCAAATGGCTCCCATCAGTTTCACCTGGACGCTCGGGTTTAAGCAAGGAGCCGCCTTGAAATGGTTTCCCCGGATTTCTGGGAAGGGCGCCCGGAGCCTGCCGGGCAGATGGATGGCCCACTGACGAGCGCTCCTGCCTGATGCGGTAACCCGCCCGCATCCGCGGTGCGgcgttttgcagccatccCCAGAAAACTGCTTCTACGAAGTAAAGCTGACTTGTGGCCAAAATTGATGGTAAATGAATTTGTTCACAGTCCCCTTGCCATTGTCAGCTAGAGCAGAAgccaattgcaaaaataataaaagaaaaaaataaaaagcaacttcttcgacaTTCCCAAGCATTCCTCAATTGCGCTCACTTACATTTTGCTCCTTGGTGAATGGCTAAATTTCAACATAATGGCTCTCCTGGCGTTAAGATCTGTCCATGTTGCGCTGTTTCACCagataaaaaaagaaaaaaaaaataaaatgaaaacTTGGTcttgcttctgcttcatttCCTCACTTGTCAGGAAAACTTCTGGCCATTTGCCATTTCAATATCTCTCAACCTAACCTCACGTTGAATTATACTATCAAAAGTCCCCCATCCCACCATTTCCACCTCCAATCCTCTAGAACCCTTCTCTACAAGCTTActacaccttcttcttgctgtTACTGTTACTTTTTATTATCTCCTGAATAAATCATGCAACTTGTCGATGCAACCTGCTGTCTATGCCTGCCGGGACCTGTCCCGGCGATTAGTGTTGATGGGGCCCGCCCAAAAAGGAGTGAAATTTGGCCCGGGGGCCAGTGGGTGCCAGCTGAACAGTTGGGCTAAAGAATCGAGGGGTCCAAAAAGTCGTAGTCAAACGACATGCCGTTGACAAACTCCCGCGAGTTGACAATGTAGTTGAACTTCACCAGGCGGCGGGGCCGAGGCGAGCTGTGGGCGTGGGCGGTGCGGAGCGCCAGCCTGAGCTCAAACACCTGctcgtcttcttcctcgtctGACTCCTCCTCCTGCTCTGAGTCCTCGTCCTCCAGCTCAAACGTCATCAGCGACGCTCCCAGCTGCACCGACGAAACCAGCTCGTTGTCGCTGTCAAACACACACGAGGACGtgtcttttttgcaaaactCCTCACGCGTGGCCTCTTTGATGCTGAACTCTCCTTCCACAATGTCCTTGGGCCCGTAGAGCCATGTGATGTCGTGGCACTTGTCCCAGTTGATTTCTGAGGGGGCAACTTCGCCCAAACAAAGCAAATCCTTGTACCAGCGCCTCCAGGAGATGTTTTCTAgtctttttgagtttgtcGAGGGGATCTGCCAGGAAATGTCGTCGCTGGCACTTTTCACCTTGGTCAGGTTGTTTTCTTTCCAGCACACATGGAGCTGGAGGGGCAGAATATGTCGTTTTGTCATGTAGTCGATGTTTTCCCGGAACACGGGGCGACTGACTAGATGTAGGTCGTCCATGAAGGAAAGCGGATATGAGATGGGAAACTTTTGTGGGTTTATTTTGGGGGGAGAAGGATTCTGGGGAAATGGGTGTATTTATACAGCCGCAAGTGCCACCAGACGAGGAGGCTTTAGGAATTTTTGCCAACACGCGCGGCATGCATATAGGCCAGGCGGGCGGCGCAAACGTGCCGCTGGAACGTCCCCATGCGGTAGAAGCACCCCAAATGCGCGTCCTGCAGACAGCGCCCTCAAAAGCCCTCAAAGGTGCCCAAGTCCGCGGCTTCTGTGCCGAAATGCAACCTCTGTAACCCGGGGTAACGGGTGGAGACCCGGCGCATGAGATTTGGGCTTAACTTCGGTGTTAAGTTGCGGAGGAGCGGATATCACGAAACAAAGCACCAGACTTATCGTCAACGGGAAAATCAGCGACCTTCACACAGGACCAGACACCCTTCCCCAATCTACCTGGCTCGCCATTGCACGTCAATTTGCCCTCGGATGTATCGTTGCACTTCATTTTCACACATCGTATGGTGCATTCCGCGGAGTTGGTAACTGCAACGCAATAAGCACGCCAACGCAGCGACGCAGCAAAGGCCCCGGCTTGTCTGCAGGACGCGCATTAGAGTGATTTCTGTCGGCGTCACCTGCTCGTCTCGGATAAACCTGGCAAAGAAATGTCGCGCGGTTCTCCCAGAAAAGGAGCCCACGGTTTTTCCGTAAATGCGACATTTTGCCAGCTAAATCTGGTGCCCTCTGCCCTCCCCCTTCCATATCTCCACAAGAAGCGAATCCCCCCGTGGCACAATCTTGCCTAGTTGCACAATCTTGCTCACGCCGCCGCGGATTTTTGCCCACCGCTCGTAAACACTTTGCCGGCGCCATCCattgcttctgctgcttttcttcttcaaaaagcctCCCTCACtattcttctctgcttccCCCATCCGTGCGGAGAGCAGCATAAACCCGAACAGAAAGCCTGGTTTTTATGTCACCCCTCCTTCACCCTTTAAAAAAGCAAACCTTATCGGCCCCCCAAAACCCGTCTTAGCGGCGACCGTTTGGGGGATCAAAAGGCGATTAGATACATACTTGCTGGGAATCCGGATGTGCCTTGTAGTAGGTCAGGTGACCGTGGGGGATCCAAAGCTGAATTCAGCGGTCCTTAGGAAGGCGTTGAGCTTTGGCCAGGGATTTTACAATCTTttaatttttcttttctctgttcctttttttttctttgtcctttctgttcttgttgctAACCCAGAATGAAGTGTGGTTGGCAGAgaattggctgcgaaaagccCAAGAAGTTCTAAAGGGCGAAGGCTGagtgaagaattgaaacCCACCAAAACCCACCAAAACCCACCAACGATCCCAGGTGAAAACCAGTCAAATCCACATATCGTCACAGCACCCAAAACTGAAATGATGCACTTTGACTCATCGCATTTCTCGATTCGGTACTTGACTTCAATCCTCACAGTCATATCTTCTTGTCATACTGCCTTCCTTATTGGAAAGCACCCACACTCTGCTTCACCTTCGTGGCCAGCTCTGAATACCACAGCTTCCGTTCTTCCTTTCGGCCTTGTTTTCGGGTCAAAGCAGAAGCGCAATCtggccatttgcaaccgatGGATAGCATGTGCTGGAGCCTTCGGGGTCaaagagatcttgagaCGTTTGAAGAGGCTGGTGAGACATTCCTAAGAGGATCTTGAGGCTGTGGAGAGCTCTATAAAGTTTGTTTCCTTCTCTGGATCTTCTCAcgacttttttttttccttctctgtAACTTCTCATGaccattttcttttctctgtCATCTGCTGCCTTTCGCAGCCTCTCCACTTTAAAGAAACCGCCGTGCAGATTCTGGAACAAACATGAATTGAGAGTCCAGCGCAATTGACCTTTCTAAATCACTGCCACTTTCAAGGAAACCTCTCCCAAAAATACCAAGTCGTTAATGCTTATTGACGATCTCTACTTGGCTAAGCGAAAACTCTCTCTCAGAGAGAGCACGGCTGCGAAGTTGCAGGGCTCATACACCTTGCTTCACTTGCCTCTTGAACGCTGGCCAAACTAAGCACTGAACTAACACTGGTTGCTCTGGGTTCCCCCACGCTACCGAGCGCACAGCAAGTGCAAGCgggttttcttttctctaGTCGGGCAACCCTCGCAGCTCCAC
It encodes the following:
- a CDS encoding translation machinery-associated protein 20; translation: MFKKFGKEEVHSRSNIKSSVQRGLKANFVNHFEKIEPVIDDIIPKKSQVILIKCENKIQCYAVEDNIVLFQHFDDLVPHLKVVHKYPDLFPRVQVDRGAIKFVMSGANVMCPGLTSAGAKLPEENLEKDTIVTIYAEGKESALAIGKLTMSTDEIKAKNKGVGIELLHYLGDGLWHFDASV
- the MPH1 gene encoding 3'-5' DNA helicase, whose translation is MDSLDDDLDVAVLETVKSVAKAKSRQKQTQTPCHHKIDALALATYIYPTNLAIRDYQYNIVHRAFFHNIVVALPTGLGKTFIASTVMLNYLRWFPESKVIFMAPTKPLVAQQIKACCGITGIPPSHVAILLDKTRKNRAAIWDEKRVFFTTPQVVENDLAMGIVDPKSVVLLVIDEAHRAKGNYAYNNVVKFLDRFNKAYRILALTATPASDVEGVQEIVTNLSISKIEVRTEKSIDIFKYLKRKLVDRVTVGQSDEIKQAIDWICEAIKPTLEIANQRNIYEVKDPQYINAFSALTSQKKIIMNHSMPEGLKWSNYFILQLLVLVGQCLRKLNIYGIRSFFSYFKDKYTEFATKYNNKKSTNHMAAKFYFHSSIKKLLAFCEDAIKNPRYLGHPKLEIVISELTSFFETTSHKDSRVIIFTEFRESALDIVRAIEQQGSGLKPHIFIGQAKEKEKFDEEKYLTKQKKKRKRKNDDEDDDASTPASLSSKRPSSSSEQAQIQGMNQKTQKELIRKFKAGEYNVLVATSIGEEGLDIGEVDLIICYDSTSSPIKNIQRMGRTGRNRDGKVLLLFAGNEESKFDKAMGGYEYIQQHITNGNMVELHQQNRIIPPQFDPVVKEQKIELPDENIQIQNEDDEDEIIKIAMKYMNKKTRAKKDKGKKIEKRFFMPDDAETGFQSVGDMLKNLDGARKRQKIEESEDDLIPDEILSRSDESSFQKLSSSPPVSKTPNSTKVSRQPTLITTPGKYTGTSLGVKKRTVNVINQLKAAQFASKSNLSQNDNNIDLDPAPDDDLAFDDDDDEILALVQRTSSMNNTQLSQNSDEKIFSNNFTSGEGLLTSEQNTELYMSYYTPVNFMDLQYIYDPQNEAASGSIQHSTTSKNYLRCVAFMSKLTDEESHRLIHNYKSTTPVKGELPDFVDFD